The Vespula pensylvanica isolate Volc-1 chromosome 5, ASM1446617v1, whole genome shotgun sequence genome includes a window with the following:
- the LOC122629237 gene encoding DNA polymerase subunit gamma-1, mitochondrial isoform X1, protein MRLKIRLIHICIRHKCTSIKTDTRYLKKIVKKRFILHNKKLENCKVSSSIASTSNNVTINTIESPYDQSNSNFSLLSSNKEDPDISKKYYIANEPKIPDNFEQAFLLPFMKSNSSSQSANNDYNNEYKEDIQEESTNQTINNNNNDSINNITRFNEINMQMLSKPLHEHLFNKNENHVRLSQEAIESIKKTLHNYGINTEEVKAIPDVDISLPPLKGKDLEEHFYNIAIEQTAPYLKIINNIITKIPEIPSKWLLQKGWTRYTSDGAESVNYPLEDGMILDVEVCVKEGPLPTIATAVTEKAWYGWVSPILIENVKGNFGTNYFTPNMLIPVESDADECGIKLNNFHKKPKIVIGHNVSYDRARIKEQYWLNSTGTRFVDTMSLHVCISGLNSYQRAILKSEKQNSSTEKWLNYTSTNSLREVHKLYCGEYISKEQRNIFVEGTLDDIKKQFNDLMSYCASDVQATHNVFCELFPIFQERFPHPVTFSGILELSCTYLPVNSNWQRYLEEAESTYEDLNYESKVILTKRANTVCKLMHNEKYKEDLWMWDQDWSTQNIKMKASLSNIKLQERKKEENNNKEINDVSLKPYSEDEDEEEDPLQKEFSYLEETKYLLPVKIPYMAGYPAWYRKLCPKKTENEDENWEPGPQHISTSMQITPKLLNLTWENYPLHYIKEHGWGILVPYNNDLDIETKLPLKQLLNQCPLSKSTNYEGSTDDTMLILNKEVEKDTYKTEFWRNKKKSTADYNTKYKGTGIWCDIILDNCCYFFKLPHKDGINFNVGNPLAKDFLNKFSDNILAGLDSSATQILKIARKISYWRNNRDRIMSQLVVWFEKHCLPSSLKKYNTQFGAIVPQVVVCGTLTRRAVEPTWMTASNAHVDRIGSELRSMVQAPPGYNIVGADVDSQELWIASIIGDAYYKKLHGATPFGWMTLIGNKSNETDMHSVTAKAVGISRDHAKIINYARIYGAGQKFAESLLKQFNPTMKESDAVFKSRKMFALTKGKKVYTLKSEYINEDLEDKQYTSSEAMKIAKAFQKSLMEMFNKSKWIDGSESAMFNRLEEIACSPNPVTPFLNCRLSRALECDEEKYLPTKINWVVQSGAVDFLHLMLVSMRWLMQDNVRFCLSFHDEVRYLVPSRYKYNAALAMHITNLMTRSFCALRLGMNDLPMSVAFFASVEVDTVLRKESIQDCKTPSNPHGLEHGYGIPVGESLDIYAALKKSGGYLGSWHRIKLAIYRLSD, encoded by the exons ATGCGGTTAAAAATACGTCTTATTCACATTTGCATAAGGCATAAGTGCACCAGTATTAAGACAGATACAcgatatcttaaaaaaattgtcaaaaaaagattcattttACATAACAAAAAGTTGGAAAATTGTAAAGTTAGTAGTAGTATTGCCTCAACCTCTAATAATGTAACTATTAATACCATTGAGTCTCCTTACGATCAAAGTAATTCCAACTTCTCACTATTATCTTCAAATAAAGAAGATCCAGATATatctaagaaatattatattgcaaaTGAACCTAAAATACCTGACAATTTTGAACAAGCATTTTTACTTCCCTTTATGAAATCAAATTCTTCATCACAAAGTgcaaataatgattataataacgaatataagGAAGATATACAAGAGGAAAGTACAAACCAAactataaataacaataacaatgacAGTATCAATAACATTACtagatttaatgaaattaatatgcAAATGCTTTCTAAACCACTGCATGaacatttgtttaataaaaatgaaaatcatgTACGTCTTTCTCAAGAAGCaatagaaagtataaaaaagactTTACATAATTACGGAATAAATACAGAAGAAGTAAAAGCAATACCAGACGTTGATATAAGTTTACCTCCTTTGAAAGGAAAGGACTTGgaagaacatttttataatattgctATAGAACAAACTGCACCTTATctaaagattataaataacattattacaaAGATACCTGAAATACCTTCAAAGTGGTTGTTGCAGAAAGGTTGGACTAGATATACTAGTGATGGTGCAGAAAGTGTAAATTATCCTTTAGAAGATGGAATGATTTTAGATGTAGAAGTTTGTGTAAAAGAAGGTCCATTACCAACAATAGCTACAGCTGTTACTGAAAAAGCATGGTATGGATGGGTTTCGCCAATTcttatagaaaatgtaaaaggtAATTTTGGTACTAATTATTTTACTCCAAATATGTTGATTCCTGTAGAAAGTGATGCAGATGAATGtggtataaaattaaataattttcataaaaaaccAAAGATTGTTATAGGCCATAATGTTTCATATGATAGAGcaagaataaaagaacaatATTGGTTAAATTCTACTGGAACACGTTTTGTAGATACAATGTCattacatgtatgtattagTGGACTTAATAGTTATCAGAGAGCAATTCtaaaaagtgaaaaacaaaatagttCTACTGAGAAATGGTTGAACTATACTTCAACAAATAGTTTGAGAGAAGTACATAAACTTTATTGTGGAGAATATATCAgcaaagaacaaagaaatatatttgtagaaGGAACTTTAGATGacataaaaaaacaatttaatgatttaatgTCTTATTGTGCTTCTGATGTACAAGCTACACACAATGTCTTTTGTGAATTATTTCCAATCTTTCAAGAAAGATTTCCACACCCTGTTACATTTAGTGGAATATTAGAGCTTAGTTGTACATATCTCCCAGTGAATTCCAATTGGCAAAGATATTTAGAAGAAGCAGAGTCTACTTATGAAGATTTAAATTATGAATCTAAGGTTATACTCACTAAAAGAGCAAATACTGTTTGTAAATTAAtgcataatgaaaaatataaagaggaTTTATGGATGTGGGATCAAGATTGGAGTACTCAAAATATTAAGATGAAAGCTTCTTTGTCCAATATAAAgctacaagaaagaaaaaaggaagaaaataataataaagaaattaatgatgTAAGTTTAAAGCCATATTCAGAagatgaggatgaagaggaggatCCCTtgcaaaaagaattttcttatctagaagaaacaaaatatttgttacCAGTTAAAATACCATATATGGCTGGATATCCTGCTTGGTACAGAAAACTTTGTCCTAAAAAAACTGAAAATGAGGATGAGAATTGGGAACCTGGACCACAACATATAAGTACTTCTATGCAGATTACTCCAAAACTTTTAAACTTAACATGGGAAAATTATCCTTTGCATTATATTAAGGAACATGGTTGGGGTATATTAGTACCATATAATAATGATCTAGATATTGAAACTAAATTACCtctaaaacaattattaaatcaatgtCCATTATCAAAATCAACTAATTACGAAGGTTCTACAGATGATACAATGTTAATACTAaataaagaagtagaaaaagatacTTACAAAACAGAATTTTggaggaacaagaaaaaaagtacaGCAGATTATAATACAAAGTACAAAGGTACTGGAATTTGGTgcgatattattttagataattGTTGTTATTTCTTCAAATTACCACATAAAGATGGTATTAACTTCAATGTTGGTAATCCCTTGGCTAAAGATTTTCTAAACAAGTTTTCAGATAATATACTTGCTGGATTAGATTCAAGTGCTACACAAATCTTAAAAATagcaagaaaaatatcttattggAGAAACAACAGAGATAGGATCATGTCCCAACTTGTTGTCTGGTTTGAAAAGCATTGTTTGCCAAGTAGTTTAAAGAAATACAACACACAATTTGGTGCAATAGTTCCACAAGTAGTTGTCTGTGGAACATTAACAAGACGAGCAGTAGAACCCACATGGATGACTGCTTCTAATGCACACGTAGACCGTATAGGTTCTGAATTACGATCCATGGTACAAGCTCCACCAGGATATAACATAGTTGGTGCTGATGTTGACAGTCAAGAATTATGGATTGCATCAATTATTGGAGATgcatattataagaaattgcATGGAGCAACACCTTTTGGATGGATGACTTTAATAGGCAACAAATCAAATGAAACAGATATGCATAGTGTTACTGCAAAAGCTGTAGGAATATCTAGAGATCATGcaaaaattatcaattatgCAAGAATTTATGGTGCTGGGCAAAAGTTTGCTGAAAGTTTGTTAAAACAGTTTAATCCTACAATGAAAGAAAGTGATGCTGTTTTTAAATCTCGAAAAATGTTTGCTTTGACAAAGggtaaaaaagtatatacattgAAATCTGAATATATTAACGAAGATCTTGAAGATAAACAATATACATCATCTGAAGCAATGAAGATAGCAAAAGCTTTTCAAAAATCACTTATGGAAATGTTTAACAAAAGTAAATGGATTGATGGTTCAGAATCAGCAATGTTTAATAGACTTGAAGAAATAGCTTGTAGTCCTAATCCTGTAACGCCATTTTTAAATTGTAGGCTTAGTCGAGCATTAGAATgtgatgaagaaaaatatttaccaaCTAAAATTAATTGGGTAGTACAAAGTGGTGCAGTTGATTTTCTCCATTTAATGTTAGTTTCAATGAGATGGTTGATGCAAGATAATGTAagattttgtctttcttttcacgaTGAAGTAAGATATTTAGTTCCATCGCGGTACAAATACAACGCTGCTCTCGCAATGCATATAACAAATCTTATGACAAGATCTTTCTGTGCCTTGAGGCTTGGTATGAACGATTTACCGATGTCAGTAGCTTTTTTTGCATCTGTAGAAGTAGATACGGTTCTTCGAAAAGAATCGATTCAAGATTGTAAAACACCATCAAATCCTCATGGACTTGAACATGGATATGGTATTCCTGTTGGAGAAAGTTTAGACATATACGCAGCATTAAAAAAATCTGGTGGATATTTAGGATCGTGGCATCGAATAAAac TCGCCATTTATAGATTATCAGACTGA
- the LOC122629237 gene encoding DNA polymerase subunit gamma-1, mitochondrial isoform X2 yields the protein MRLKIRLIHICIRHKCTSIKTDTRYLKKIVKKRFILHNKKLENCKVSSSIASTSNNVTINTIESPYDQSNSNFSLLSSNKEDPDISKKYYIANEPKIPDNFEQAFLLPFMKSNSSSQSANNDYNNEYKEDIQEESTNQTINNNNNDSINNITRFNEINMQMLSKPLHEHLFNKNENHVRLSQEAIESIKKTLHNYGINTEEVKAIPDVDISLPPLKGKDLEEHFYNIAIEQTAPYLKIINNIITKIPEIPSKWLLQKGWTRYTSDGAESVNYPLEDGMILDVEVCVKEGPLPTIATAVTEKAWYGWVSPILIENVKGNFGTNYFTPNMLIPVESDADECGIKLNNFHKKPKIVIGHNVSYDRARIKEQYWLNSTGTRFVDTMSLHVCISGLNSYQRAILKSEKQNSSTEKWLNYTSTNSLREVHKLYCGEYISKEQRNIFVEGTLDDIKKQFNDLMSYCASDVQATHNVFCELFPIFQERFPHPVTFSGILELSCTYLPVNSNWQRYLEEAESTYEDLNYESKVILTKRANTVCKLMHNEKYKEDLWMWDQDWSTQNIKMKASLSNIKLQERKKEENNNKEINDVSLKPYSEDEDEEEDPLQKEFSYLEETKYLLPVKIPYMAGYPAWYRKLCPKKTENEDENWEPGPQHISTSMQITPKLLNLTWENYPLHYIKEHGWGILVPYNNDLDIETKLPLKQLLNQCPLSKSTNYEGSTDDTMLILNKEVEKDTYKTEFWRNKKKSTADYNTKYKGTGIWCDIILDNCCYFFKLPHKDGINFNVGNPLAKDFLNKFSDNILAGLDSSATQILKIARKISYWRNNRDRIMSQLVVWFEKHCLPSSLKKYNTQFGAIVPQVVVCGTLTRRAVEPTWMTASNAHVDRIGSELRSMVQAPPGYNIVGADVDSQELWIASIIGDAYYKKLHGATPFGWMTLIGNKSNETDMHSVTAKAVGISRDHAKIINYARIYGAGQKFAESLLKQFNPTMKESDAVFKSRKMFALTKGKKVYTLKSEYINEDLEDKQYTSSEAMKIAKAFQKSLMEMFNKIAIYRLSD from the exons ATGCGGTTAAAAATACGTCTTATTCACATTTGCATAAGGCATAAGTGCACCAGTATTAAGACAGATACAcgatatcttaaaaaaattgtcaaaaaaagattcattttACATAACAAAAAGTTGGAAAATTGTAAAGTTAGTAGTAGTATTGCCTCAACCTCTAATAATGTAACTATTAATACCATTGAGTCTCCTTACGATCAAAGTAATTCCAACTTCTCACTATTATCTTCAAATAAAGAAGATCCAGATATatctaagaaatattatattgcaaaTGAACCTAAAATACCTGACAATTTTGAACAAGCATTTTTACTTCCCTTTATGAAATCAAATTCTTCATCACAAAGTgcaaataatgattataataacgaatataagGAAGATATACAAGAGGAAAGTACAAACCAAactataaataacaataacaatgacAGTATCAATAACATTACtagatttaatgaaattaatatgcAAATGCTTTCTAAACCACTGCATGaacatttgtttaataaaaatgaaaatcatgTACGTCTTTCTCAAGAAGCaatagaaagtataaaaaagactTTACATAATTACGGAATAAATACAGAAGAAGTAAAAGCAATACCAGACGTTGATATAAGTTTACCTCCTTTGAAAGGAAAGGACTTGgaagaacatttttataatattgctATAGAACAAACTGCACCTTATctaaagattataaataacattattacaaAGATACCTGAAATACCTTCAAAGTGGTTGTTGCAGAAAGGTTGGACTAGATATACTAGTGATGGTGCAGAAAGTGTAAATTATCCTTTAGAAGATGGAATGATTTTAGATGTAGAAGTTTGTGTAAAAGAAGGTCCATTACCAACAATAGCTACAGCTGTTACTGAAAAAGCATGGTATGGATGGGTTTCGCCAATTcttatagaaaatgtaaaaggtAATTTTGGTACTAATTATTTTACTCCAAATATGTTGATTCCTGTAGAAAGTGATGCAGATGAATGtggtataaaattaaataattttcataaaaaaccAAAGATTGTTATAGGCCATAATGTTTCATATGATAGAGcaagaataaaagaacaatATTGGTTAAATTCTACTGGAACACGTTTTGTAGATACAATGTCattacatgtatgtattagTGGACTTAATAGTTATCAGAGAGCAATTCtaaaaagtgaaaaacaaaatagttCTACTGAGAAATGGTTGAACTATACTTCAACAAATAGTTTGAGAGAAGTACATAAACTTTATTGTGGAGAATATATCAgcaaagaacaaagaaatatatttgtagaaGGAACTTTAGATGacataaaaaaacaatttaatgatttaatgTCTTATTGTGCTTCTGATGTACAAGCTACACACAATGTCTTTTGTGAATTATTTCCAATCTTTCAAGAAAGATTTCCACACCCTGTTACATTTAGTGGAATATTAGAGCTTAGTTGTACATATCTCCCAGTGAATTCCAATTGGCAAAGATATTTAGAAGAAGCAGAGTCTACTTATGAAGATTTAAATTATGAATCTAAGGTTATACTCACTAAAAGAGCAAATACTGTTTGTAAATTAAtgcataatgaaaaatataaagaggaTTTATGGATGTGGGATCAAGATTGGAGTACTCAAAATATTAAGATGAAAGCTTCTTTGTCCAATATAAAgctacaagaaagaaaaaaggaagaaaataataataaagaaattaatgatgTAAGTTTAAAGCCATATTCAGAagatgaggatgaagaggaggatCCCTtgcaaaaagaattttcttatctagaagaaacaaaatatttgttacCAGTTAAAATACCATATATGGCTGGATATCCTGCTTGGTACAGAAAACTTTGTCCTAAAAAAACTGAAAATGAGGATGAGAATTGGGAACCTGGACCACAACATATAAGTACTTCTATGCAGATTACTCCAAAACTTTTAAACTTAACATGGGAAAATTATCCTTTGCATTATATTAAGGAACATGGTTGGGGTATATTAGTACCATATAATAATGATCTAGATATTGAAACTAAATTACCtctaaaacaattattaaatcaatgtCCATTATCAAAATCAACTAATTACGAAGGTTCTACAGATGATACAATGTTAATACTAaataaagaagtagaaaaagatacTTACAAAACAGAATTTTggaggaacaagaaaaaaagtacaGCAGATTATAATACAAAGTACAAAGGTACTGGAATTTGGTgcgatattattttagataattGTTGTTATTTCTTCAAATTACCACATAAAGATGGTATTAACTTCAATGTTGGTAATCCCTTGGCTAAAGATTTTCTAAACAAGTTTTCAGATAATATACTTGCTGGATTAGATTCAAGTGCTACACAAATCTTAAAAATagcaagaaaaatatcttattggAGAAACAACAGAGATAGGATCATGTCCCAACTTGTTGTCTGGTTTGAAAAGCATTGTTTGCCAAGTAGTTTAAAGAAATACAACACACAATTTGGTGCAATAGTTCCACAAGTAGTTGTCTGTGGAACATTAACAAGACGAGCAGTAGAACCCACATGGATGACTGCTTCTAATGCACACGTAGACCGTATAGGTTCTGAATTACGATCCATGGTACAAGCTCCACCAGGATATAACATAGTTGGTGCTGATGTTGACAGTCAAGAATTATGGATTGCATCAATTATTGGAGATgcatattataagaaattgcATGGAGCAACACCTTTTGGATGGATGACTTTAATAGGCAACAAATCAAATGAAACAGATATGCATAGTGTTACTGCAAAAGCTGTAGGAATATCTAGAGATCATGcaaaaattatcaattatgCAAGAATTTATGGTGCTGGGCAAAAGTTTGCTGAAAGTTTGTTAAAACAGTTTAATCCTACAATGAAAGAAAGTGATGCTGTTTTTAAATCTCGAAAAATGTTTGCTTTGACAAAGggtaaaaaagtatatacattgAAATCTGAATATATTAACGAAGATCTTGAAGATAAACAATATACATCATCTGAAGCAATGAAGATAGCAAAAGCTTTTCAAAAATCACTTATGGAAATGTTTAACAAAA TCGCCATTTATAGATTATCAGACTGA
- the LOC122629239 gene encoding probable RNA-binding protein EIF1AD: MSKITKRKHVAKEVEDLSIPTKSQSIVKVVESRGNNLHEIVNSTGEQYLVSMPVKFRRHIWIKRGDFVLVEPIAEGDKVKAEIVKILTREHIKWYRVQKCWPLEFDEVSSKKQPEETMKDNNDEEEDMEKEDLFVNTNRIITYVSDRSSDSDTSSDGSN, encoded by the exons ATGTCAAAAATAACGAAACGTAAACATGTTGCGAAGGAAGTGGAGGATTTAAGTATTCCAACAAAATCTCAATCGATCGTCAAAGTTGTCGAATCGCGAGGTAACAATCTCCATGAGATTGTAAACTCAACTGGTGAACAGTATCTTGTATCAATGCCAGTAAAGTTTAGGCGACATATTTGGATAAAAAGAGGAGATTTCGTATTAGTTGAACCCATTGCCGAAGGCGATAAAGTAAAAGCAGAGATAGTTAAGATATTAACACGA GAACACATAAAATGGTACCGTGTACAGAAGTGTTGGCCATTGGAATTTGACGAAGTCTCGAGTAAAAAGCAACCTGAAGAAAcaatgaaagataataatgacgaagaagaagatatggaaaaagaagaccTTTTTGTAAATACAAATAGGATAATAACTTATGTTTCTGATAGATCAAGTGATTCGGACACGAGTTCCGATGGGTCcaactaa
- the LOC122629238 gene encoding neuropeptides capa receptor-like isoform X2, protein MDCTKTIFNENDFWNKDMKNITEEEYLNEILGPKYLPMNMVLPLTTVYVAIFVSGIFGNIATCTVIIKNASMQTSTNYYLFNLAISDLTLLILGLPNELSVFWQQYPWTLGVALCKIRAYVSEMSSYVSVLTIVAFSMERYFAICHPLHVYTMSGLKRPIRFIFATWFIALVSAIPFAIYTKVNFVEYPPESGNYSTDSAICAILSTNMPNFPLYEISCIIFFFLPMLVILVVYTRMGLEIKRSMKRIAGPIVHSSIHGETRQVQSRKSTIRMLSVVVIMFFLCWAPFHTQRLLYVYAKDCDYYPDLNEWLYILSGCLYYFSTTVNPILYNMMSVKYREAFKQTICCKRKLRKRWTVTPPDLCRCESNEEAHLPRFICSMRFGQAKKVFRFSSNRDRIARDGSMCDRYGEIQKIRNQDSSKSLLNNNGHPVMQERSSEESTASKEIVKESISTASSNL, encoded by the exons ATGGATTGtacaaaaacaatttttaacgaaaacgaTTTTTGGAACaaggatatgaaaaatataacggAAGAAGAGTatcttaatgaaatattagGTCCAAAATATCTTCCTATGAACATGGTATTGCCTCTAACTACCGTTTATGTGGCAATCTTTGTGTCAGGAATTTTTGGTAATATCGCCACTTGTacagttataataaaaaatgcatcGATGCAAACTTCAACGAACTACTACCTCTTCAATTTGGCTATTTCCGACCTGACTCTACTTATACTCG GTTTGCCGAATGAGCTTAGCGTATTCTGGCAACAATATCCTTGGACTTTGGGAGTTGCACTTTGCAAAATTAGAGCATACGTGTCCGAAAT GTCTTCTTACGTGTCGGTTCTCACGATAGTGGCTTTCTCGATGGAACGATATTTTGCCATTTGTCATCCCCTTCATGTTTATACTATGAGTGGACTGAAAAGACCAATACGCTTCATTTTCGCCACATGGTTTATAGCTTTAGTATCAGCGATACCGTTCGCCATTTATACTAAAGTCAACTTTGTCGAGTACCCTCCAg AATCAGGAAATTACTCTACCGATTCGGCGATCTGTGCGATACTATCAACTAACATGCCGAATTTTCCACTCTACGAGATAAGCTgcatcatctttttctttttaccgatGCTTGTTATTCTCGTTGTTTACACAAGGATGGgtttggaaataaaaaggagtaTGAAACGTATAGCGGGGCCGATCGTTCACAGCTCGATTCACGGAGAAACGCGACAGGTTCAATCGAGGAAATCCACCATCAGGATGTTAA GTGTCGTCGTTATCATGTTCTTTCTCTGTTGGGCACCCTTTCATACTCAGAGATTGCTCTACGTTTATGCAAAGGATTGTGATTATTATCCTGACTTAAACGAATGGCTTTATATTTTGAGCGGATGCCTTTATTACTTCAGTACCACGGTAAATCCAATTCTGTACAATATGATGAGCGTAAAGTACAGAGAAGCTTTTAAACAAACGATTTGCTGTAAACGGAAATTAAGGAAAAGATGGACCGTCACACCACCCGATCTTTGTCGATGCGAATCTAACGAAGAGGCTCATCTACCACGTTTTATATGCTCTATGAG ATTCGGCCAAGCAAAAAAAGTCTTTCGATTTTCCTCGAATCGAGATCGAATTGCTCGAGATGGGTCTATGTGTGATCGTTACGGTGAAATTCAGAAGATTAGAAATCAGGATTCATCCAAATCTCTTCTGAATAATAACGGACATCCTGTTATGCAAGAACGAAGCAGTGAGGAAAGTACAGCATCGAAAGAGATAGTGAAAGAATCGATCTCAACGGCTAGTAGTAACCTCTAA
- the LOC122629238 gene encoding neuropeptides capa receptor-like isoform X1: MDCTKTIFNENDFWNKDMKNITEEEYLNEILGPKYLPMNMVLPLTTVYVAIFVSGIFGNIATCTVIIKNASMQTSTNYYLFNLAISDLTLLILGLPNELSVFWQQYPWTLGVALCKIRAYVSEMSSYVSVLTIVAFSMERYFAICHPLHVYTMSGLKRPIRFIFATWFIALVSAIPFAIYTKVNFVEYPPESGNYSTDSAICAILSTNMPNFPLYEISCIIFFFLPMLVILVVYTRMGLEIKRSMKRIAGPIVHSSIHGETRQVQSRKSTIRMLSVVVIMFFLCWAPFHTQRLLYVYAKDCDYYPDLNEWLYILSGCLYYFSTTVNPILYNMMSVKYREAFKQTICCKRKLRKRWTVTPPDLCRCESNEEAHLPRFICSMRYRFGQAKKVFRFSSNRDRIARDGSMCDRYGEIQKIRNQDSSKSLLNNNGHPVMQERSSEESTASKEIVKESISTASSNL, from the exons ATGGATTGtacaaaaacaatttttaacgaaaacgaTTTTTGGAACaaggatatgaaaaatataacggAAGAAGAGTatcttaatgaaatattagGTCCAAAATATCTTCCTATGAACATGGTATTGCCTCTAACTACCGTTTATGTGGCAATCTTTGTGTCAGGAATTTTTGGTAATATCGCCACTTGTacagttataataaaaaatgcatcGATGCAAACTTCAACGAACTACTACCTCTTCAATTTGGCTATTTCCGACCTGACTCTACTTATACTCG GTTTGCCGAATGAGCTTAGCGTATTCTGGCAACAATATCCTTGGACTTTGGGAGTTGCACTTTGCAAAATTAGAGCATACGTGTCCGAAAT GTCTTCTTACGTGTCGGTTCTCACGATAGTGGCTTTCTCGATGGAACGATATTTTGCCATTTGTCATCCCCTTCATGTTTATACTATGAGTGGACTGAAAAGACCAATACGCTTCATTTTCGCCACATGGTTTATAGCTTTAGTATCAGCGATACCGTTCGCCATTTATACTAAAGTCAACTTTGTCGAGTACCCTCCAg AATCAGGAAATTACTCTACCGATTCGGCGATCTGTGCGATACTATCAACTAACATGCCGAATTTTCCACTCTACGAGATAAGCTgcatcatctttttctttttaccgatGCTTGTTATTCTCGTTGTTTACACAAGGATGGgtttggaaataaaaaggagtaTGAAACGTATAGCGGGGCCGATCGTTCACAGCTCGATTCACGGAGAAACGCGACAGGTTCAATCGAGGAAATCCACCATCAGGATGTTAA GTGTCGTCGTTATCATGTTCTTTCTCTGTTGGGCACCCTTTCATACTCAGAGATTGCTCTACGTTTATGCAAAGGATTGTGATTATTATCCTGACTTAAACGAATGGCTTTATATTTTGAGCGGATGCCTTTATTACTTCAGTACCACGGTAAATCCAATTCTGTACAATATGATGAGCGTAAAGTACAGAGAAGCTTTTAAACAAACGATTTGCTGTAAACGGAAATTAAGGAAAAGATGGACCGTCACACCACCCGATCTTTGTCGATGCGAATCTAACGAAGAGGCTCATCTACCACGTTTTATATGCTCTATGAG gtATAGATTCGGCCAAGCAAAAAAAGTCTTTCGATTTTCCTCGAATCGAGATCGAATTGCTCGAGATGGGTCTATGTGTGATCGTTACGGTGAAATTCAGAAGATTAGAAATCAGGATTCATCCAAATCTCTTCTGAATAATAACGGACATCCTGTTATGCAAGAACGAAGCAGTGAGGAAAGTACAGCATCGAAAGAGATAGTGAAAGAATCGATCTCAACGGCTAGTAGTAACCTCTAA